ATGGGTGCAGATGATTATATCGCCAAACCTATTAAACCCAAATTGCTGGTAAGCCGGATCAATGCACTCTTCCGTCGCTTGCACAAACCGGAGGAAACCCGGTTGCACCTTGGCGATCTGATCATCGACCGGGAGAAATTTACCGTTACTTACAAAGACCAGGAAATCATTCTGGCGAAAAAAGAATTTGAATTGTTACAGTTGCTCGCCTCCAAACCCGGTCGTGTATTCCTGCGCAATGAAATATTAAACCAGGTATGGGGCACGGAAGTAATAGTAGGTGACCGTACCATCGACGTGCATATCCGGAAGATCCGTCAGAAGATTGGCATCGATCTTATCACCACCGTAAAAGGAGTAGGCTACAAATTTGAGATCTGAGATCCGGCTGTTGGCCCCTGGCATTTAGCCGGCTTCCATCATTCCTTTTTTCTGTATTTCTTCCATCAAAACATTTGTTGGTTACCAGTTCCGGCTGGTAGCCAACAGCCTTTTATTATGGCAAGTAAAAAATTTAAAGTAATTTCCCATTATTACACTAATTACTCACTCTGGAGTATGTTCAAAGCAAAAAATTTATCCCCGCAGAAATTAGCGGGCTTTACTGCACTCGTCATTTCAGCGATTATCGCGCTGGGCAGCCTGTTTATTGATGGAAGCTGGAAAGTAATGGCAGGTGCTTTTGTGCTCACCTTTCTTGTATCATACTATCTCTATCTGTATACCCTTCAAAATTTTATTTACAGAAAGATAAAACTCATCTACAAATTCATCTACCAGACAAAGGCGTCTAAAAGGGAAGAATTCTTTCAAAAGAATATCCTTCCCCTGAAAACAATTGAGGAAGTAAGTGAAGATGTAGAAAAATGGGCCAGCCAGAAGAAAGAAGAACTGGATAGTCTCCGCCGCAATGAAGCCTTCAGAAAGGAGTTCCTGCTGAATCTTTCCCATGAGCTGAAAACCCCCATCTTCGCGGTACAGGGTTACATCCATACCCTGCTGGACGGTGCACTGGAAGATCCGGCGGTGAATAAACTGTTCCTGAAAAACGCCACCAAAAACATCGACCGTCTTTGCAGACTGATTGATGACCTGGATGAAATATCCAAACTGGAAAGTGGTGAAATGACCATTAACATGGAAGTATTCGTGATACAGGATCTTATAAAAGATGTATTCGATACCCTTTCTTTAAAAGCCAATACCAAAGGCATCAAATTCAATATCAAAAAAGGATGCGAAGCGCCCATACTGGTGCTGGCAGATAAAGAAAAGATCAGACAAGTACTTATTAACCTCGTAGATAACTCCATCAAATACGGTAAACCTGATGGACATACCATTGCCAGCATCTATAACATGGATGGCAAACGTGTCCTGATTGAAATATCGGATGATGGCATAGGCATGTCGGAAGACCATCTTCCCCGCGTATTTGAACGCTTCTACCGCACAGACCGCGCCCGTAGCAGGGATATTGGCGGTACCGGCCTCGGACTCGCCATCGTAAAACATATTGTGGAAGCACACGATCAATCTATTACCGTTCGCAGCAAACCCGAAATAGGCAGTACGTTTGGGTTTACGATGGAATCGGGCCGCGAATAAAGACCAGGATTACCAGGATTAAAAAAGGATTAACAGGATGGGCGTTTTGTTGTTTGTAAAAAAACAATTTAACAAAACACCCATCCTGTTAATCCTTTTTTAATCCTGGTAATCCTGGTTAGAAGCGGTATTGTATCCTGCAGGTAAGCACATTATCCTTCAGGTCTTCTTTAAAGCCTTCCAGCTCCGTTGTTTCATTCTGTACCCAATCGTAGTAGAACATGAATTTGAGGTGCTCATTGGCGTAGTAGAGGTATCCAAGACCAAGTGTATTGTAGCGTATATCCGCTGCGGTGAGACCTTCACCCGGTATCCCGATTTCTTTGCCTTCCACTTTTTTGTTAGGATCGTACCAGTCGTATTTTACAACCACCTGGTGTTGTTCACTCCCCAGGTTCTGCAGGAAATACAGGTAGGCGCCATCAAAATTGCGGAGATATAAAGGGAGAACATTGCCTTGCGCGTCTACCGGGATAATGCCAGGGGTTTCAGTAGTAACAGCGGTAGCCGTTTGTTTACCACGGAGATATTCTGCCCGGAACTGGGTACTTCCCTTGCCGGGACCATTCGGTATTTTCAATTGTATATCTGCCCCATAGTAATGACGGGGAGCAATTTTGTCGATATTGGCAGCAGAGGAGTCAGCGATATATCCCGGTTTGCCATTTACAGTGCCCATACGGTAGATCGTTGGCGTAAACTGCGCCATACCCCCATATAGCATGGAAACGCCGCCTGACAGCAGCCAGTTGTTTCCTTTAATACGCTGCGGTTTCACACTGATACGGCTGATAATATCTTTATGGCTGTCGAAATCGCTGGTAGCGGTTAAACCCTGCCCATTAAACAGCCCCGCATCTATTTTCAGGAAATTCAGCGGATGATCTTTTGCCCGTGGTTCAAAAGAAACCATGGCGCCGAGATCGCGCTCCGTTTTCATCAGGATCTGCGACATGCGCCCACGCTCAGGCGTTTCACGGTCGGATGACGATAAGTTCACCTCGTAGCCAAATGGGCGGGCAAACATACCGGCTGCCAATGAAAACAGGTTATACCTGGTTTCAAATATACGGCCGTAGAAATCCCGGATAAAAACCCCTCTTTCGGTACCATCAAACTGGAATGCGAACTGCACTACCGGCATATCGTGCTTGTTATAACGCTCGTAATCTACCCGCAACCGCCCGCGGCGCAACGAAAAACGGTTATTTACAGCGGCCGGGAAGTTACCGCCGGCATAGCTGCCAATACCCTTTTCCTGTGCCAACTGAAACTGTGGCTGGATATAACCGCTAACCTGAATTGCATCATACTTCTTATACATGGCCATCATACCTTTTCCCAGCGTGGTAGTGGTATCTATCATATCCATCAGGAACTGGGCACGCACCACCATCGTGGAACCTAACAGTATAACTATTACCAGAAAATATTTCGCAATTCGCATCATCTCT
The Chitinophaga sp. MM2321 DNA segment above includes these coding regions:
- a CDS encoding response regulator transcription factor gives rise to the protein MIDQAVAGKILVVDDELDILEIISYNLKTAGYDTVTAKDGSEAIQKAKIFRPDLIMLDIMMPNKNGIDTCRELRKIPEFKDTMVLFLTALNDEKSEVDGLNMGADDYIAKPIKPKLLVSRINALFRRLHKPEETRLHLGDLIIDREKFTVTYKDQEIILAKKEFELLQLLASKPGRVFLRNEILNQVWGTEVIVGDRTIDVHIRKIRQKIGIDLITTVKGVGYKFEI
- a CDS encoding porin; amino-acid sequence: MMRIAKYFLVIVILLGSTMVVRAQFLMDMIDTTTTLGKGMMAMYKKYDAIQVSGYIQPQFQLAQEKGIGSYAGGNFPAAVNNRFSLRRGRLRVDYERYNKHDMPVVQFAFQFDGTERGVFIRDFYGRIFETRYNLFSLAAGMFARPFGYEVNLSSSDRETPERGRMSQILMKTERDLGAMVSFEPRAKDHPLNFLKIDAGLFNGQGLTATSDFDSHKDIISRISVKPQRIKGNNWLLSGGVSMLYGGMAQFTPTIYRMGTVNGKPGYIADSSAANIDKIAPRHYYGADIQLKIPNGPGKGSTQFRAEYLRGKQTATAVTTETPGIIPVDAQGNVLPLYLRNFDGAYLYFLQNLGSEQHQVVVKYDWYDPNKKVEGKEIGIPGEGLTAADIRYNTLGLGYLYYANEHLKFMFYYDWVQNETTELEGFKEDLKDNVLTCRIQYRF
- a CDS encoding ATP-binding protein translates to MFKAKNLSPQKLAGFTALVISAIIALGSLFIDGSWKVMAGAFVLTFLVSYYLYLYTLQNFIYRKIKLIYKFIYQTKASKREEFFQKNILPLKTIEEVSEDVEKWASQKKEELDSLRRNEAFRKEFLLNLSHELKTPIFAVQGYIHTLLDGALEDPAVNKLFLKNATKNIDRLCRLIDDLDEISKLESGEMTINMEVFVIQDLIKDVFDTLSLKANTKGIKFNIKKGCEAPILVLADKEKIRQVLINLVDNSIKYGKPDGHTIASIYNMDGKRVLIEISDDGIGMSEDHLPRVFERFYRTDRARSRDIGGTGLGLAIVKHIVEAHDQSITVRSKPEIGSTFGFTMESGRE